Proteins found in one Zea mays cultivar B73 chromosome 1, Zm-B73-REFERENCE-NAM-5.0, whole genome shotgun sequence genomic segment:
- the LOC100284974 gene encoding clathrin assembly protein codes for MTTARQWWRRAAAAVKDRRSLYLTRVVALRPRPVSGVATPALRSPKLEAAVIRATSHDERSVDHGSAARVFALARASPPSLQPLMWALARRARRTRCWAVALKALVLAHGLLLRSDVAPRAARLGRVPFDLADFRDRSSPPSKSSGFSAFVRAYFRFLDTRSLFTAQELDAANSGEADGEDARLDSVTKLQHLLDLLMQIRPYGDGVQQGLILEAMDCVVIEIFEVNSQICTGIARFLVAVLGSAPTTPRARPGETLAAARRRRGVQGMRVLRKAAEQSAQLSSYLELCRDLGVLNAAEFPAVERVSDDDIRDLEKIIMNHVVEERGKDVEKETKALVAVEETRLASKTVVTKEWVVFDDDDNDAAGARPRSLGSYMNPFMAAPWDTVACSRDLLV; via the coding sequence ATGACGACGGCGCGGCAGTGGTGGCGGCGCGCAGCGGCGGCCGTCAAGGACAGGAGGAGCCTGTACCTGACGCGTGTGGTGGCGTTGCGGCCACGGCCAGTCTCCGGGGTGGCCACGCCCGCGCTGAGGAGCCCGAAgctggaggcggccgtgatccgcGCGACCAGCCACGACGAGCGATCCGTGGACCACGGGAGCGCGGCACGGGTGTTCGCACTGGCGCGCGCGTCGCCGCCGTCGCTTCAGCCGCTCATGTGGGCGCTAGCGCGCCGCGCACGGCGGACCCGGTGCTGGGCCGTGGCGCTTAAAGCGCTCGTGCTCGCGCATGGCCTGCTCCTGCGGTCCGACGTTGCGCCACGCGCGGCGCGCCTCGGCCGCGTCCCCTTTGACCTCGCCGACTTCCGCGAccgctcgtcgccgccgtccaaaTCGTCGGGCTTCTCCGCCTTCGTGCGCGCCTACTTTCGCTTCCTCGACACTCGCTCCCTCTTCACCGCCCAGGAGCTAGACGCCGCCAACAGCGGCGAGGCCGACGGCGAGGACGCGCGGCTGGACAGCGTGACCAAGCTGCAGCACCTGCTGGACTTGCTCATGCAGATCCGGCCGTACGGGGACGGCGTGCAGCAGGGCCTCATTCTGGAGGCGATGGACTGCGTCGTCATCGAGATCTTCGAGGTCAACAGCCAAATATGCACGGGCATTGCCCGGTTCCTCGTCGCCGTTCTCGGGTCGGCCCCGACGACGCCACGGGCACGGCCGGGAGAGACGCTGGCGGCAGCGAGGCGGCGCAGGGGAGTGCAGGGGATGCGGGTGCTGAGGAAGGCCGCAGAGCAGAGCGCGCAGCTGTCGTCGTACTTGGAGCTGTGCCGGGACCTGGGCGTACTCAACGCCGCCGAGTTTCCGGCCGTGGAGCGTGTCTCGGACGATGACATCAGGGACCTCGAGAAGATCATCATGAACCACGTCGTCGAAGAACGCGGCAAGGACGTGGAGAAAGAAACGAAGGCGCTTGTCGCCGTGGAGGAAACCCGACTAGCTTCCAAGACAGTGGTGACAAAAGAGTGGGTGGTGTTCGACGACGACGACAATGACGCCGCCGGCGCCAGGCCGAGGTCTTTAGGTAGTTACATGAATCCGTTCATGGCCGCGCCTTGGGACACCGTAGCGTGTAGCAGAGACTTATTGGTTTAG